The following are encoded together in the Nocardia sp. XZ_19_385 genome:
- a CDS encoding IclR family transcriptional regulator, producing the protein MRQHSGIGVLDKAVAVLYAVAEHPCGLNELCTRTGLPRATAHRLAVGLEVHRLLARDSNGLWRPGPALAELAAGASDPLQEAAAAILPRLREITGESVQIYVRDGHSRVCIASMEPPVGLRDTVPVGARLPLTAGSAAKVLLAWADPELQRTILADAVFGERALAEVRKRGWAQSAAERAAGVASVSAPVRDSAGTIVAAVSVSGPIDRMGRRPGARWAADLVAAAEALHKRL; encoded by the coding sequence ATGAGACAGCATAGCGGCATCGGCGTTCTCGACAAAGCAGTGGCGGTGCTCTACGCCGTCGCCGAACATCCGTGTGGTCTCAACGAGCTCTGCACCCGCACCGGCCTCCCCCGCGCCACCGCGCACCGGCTCGCGGTCGGGCTCGAGGTGCACCGCTTGCTGGCCCGTGACAGCAACGGACTCTGGCGTCCGGGCCCAGCCCTGGCCGAGCTGGCCGCGGGCGCCTCCGATCCGCTCCAGGAGGCAGCGGCGGCCATTCTGCCGCGCCTGCGCGAGATCACCGGCGAGAGCGTGCAGATCTACGTGCGCGACGGCCATTCCCGGGTCTGCATCGCCTCGATGGAGCCGCCCGTCGGCCTGCGCGACACAGTGCCCGTCGGCGCCCGCCTCCCGCTCACCGCCGGCTCCGCCGCCAAGGTGCTGCTCGCCTGGGCCGATCCCGAGTTGCAGCGCACCATCCTGGCCGACGCCGTCTTCGGCGAGCGCGCCCTGGCCGAGGTGCGCAAGCGCGGCTGGGCACAGAGCGCGGCCGAGCGCGCGGCCGGCGTGGCGAGCGTCTCCGCCCCCGTGCGCGACAGCGCCGGCACCATCGTCGCGGCCGTCTCGGTATCCGGACCCATCGACCGCATGGGCCGCCGCCCCGGCGCCCGCTGGGCCGCCGATCTCGTCGCCGCCGCCGAGGCTTTGCACAAGCGTCTGTAA
- the leuD gene encoding 3-isopropylmalate dehydratase small subunit gives MEAFTVHKGTGVPLRRSNVDTDQIIPAVYLKRVTRTGFEDGLFAAWRSDPDFILNTEPYKHGSVLVAGPDFGTGSSREHAVWALSDYGFRVVISSRFADIFRGNAGKGGVLAAQMSQNDVEMLWKLIEEQPGLELVVDLQSRTVTAGTVVLPFDIDDYTRWRLLEGLDDIGLTLRRSEVITEFEKARPAWKPVTLPARISQA, from the coding sequence ATGGAAGCCTTCACCGTCCACAAGGGCACCGGGGTGCCGCTGCGCCGGTCGAATGTCGATACCGATCAGATCATCCCGGCCGTGTACCTGAAGCGCGTGACCCGCACCGGATTCGAGGACGGGCTGTTCGCAGCATGGCGATCGGATCCCGACTTCATTCTCAACACTGAGCCTTACAAACACGGCAGCGTGCTGGTCGCTGGTCCGGATTTCGGTACCGGTTCCTCACGTGAGCACGCCGTGTGGGCCCTGTCGGACTACGGCTTTCGGGTCGTGATCTCGTCGCGCTTCGCGGACATCTTCCGCGGCAATGCCGGTAAGGGCGGCGTTCTGGCCGCGCAGATGTCACAGAATGATGTCGAAATGCTCTGGAAGTTGATCGAGGAACAGCCCGGCCTCGAATTGGTTGTAGACCTCCAATCCCGCACCGTAACGGCCGGAACGGTCGTGTTGCCGTTCGATATTGATGACTACACGCGCTGGCGTCTGCTCGAAGGCTTGGACGACATCGGGCTGACGCTACGGCGTAGCGAGGTCATCACCGAGTTCGAAAAGGCAAGGCCGGCTTGGAAGCCCGTCACGCTCCCGGCACGTATTTCGCAGGCGTAA
- a CDS encoding HU family DNA-binding protein gives MNKAELIDVLTEKLGTDRRTATAAVEHVVDTIVRAVHKGQSVTITGFGVFEQRKRAARVARNPRTGETVKVKPTSVPAFRPGAQFKAVIAGKQKLAASGPAVKRGVNAPVAAKKAAKKTAAKKTTAKKATGPAKKAAKKAPAKTAARKATATKTAAKKAPAKKTVAKKTAVKKAPAKKVVAKKTVAKKTAAKKAPAKKTTAKKVTARRGR, from the coding sequence ATGAACAAGGCGGAACTGATCGACGTTCTGACCGAAAAGTTGGGTACGGACAGGCGCACGGCTACCGCGGCAGTCGAGCATGTTGTCGACACCATCGTTCGCGCGGTTCACAAAGGCCAGAGCGTCACCATCACCGGCTTCGGTGTCTTCGAACAGCGCAAGCGTGCGGCCCGTGTGGCCCGGAACCCGCGCACCGGCGAAACCGTCAAGGTTAAGCCGACTTCGGTGCCCGCGTTCCGTCCCGGCGCCCAGTTCAAGGCCGTCATCGCGGGTAAGCAGAAGCTCGCCGCGAGCGGTCCTGCGGTCAAGCGGGGCGTGAATGCGCCTGTGGCGGCTAAGAAGGCGGCCAAGAAGACGGCGGCGAAGAAGACCACCGCCAAGAAGGCCACCGGACCGGCCAAGAAGGCTGCGAAGAAGGCTCCCGCAAAGACGGCCGCTCGCAAGGCGACTGCCACCAAGACGGCGGCCAAGAAGGCCCCCGCCAAGAAGACGGTCGCCAAGAAGACCGCTGTCAAGAAGGCGCCGGCCAAGAAGGTTGTTGCCAAGAAGACGGTCGCCAAGAAGACCGCCGCGAAGAAGGCTCCTGCGAAGAAGACCACCGCCAAGAAGGTCACCGCTCGTCGCGGTCGCTGA
- the gltX gene encoding glutamate--tRNA ligase: MTDVRVRFCPSPTGTPHVGLIRTALFNWAYARHNGGKFVFRIEDTDAARDSEESYQSLLDALRWLGLTWDEGPEVGGPYEPYRQSQRRDLHLDVVRKLIEAGEAYESFSTPEEVEARHKAAGRDPKLGYDNADRFLTPEEIQAFRDAGRPAVIRLRMPDADLTWHDLVRGETTFKAGTVPDFALTRGNGDPLYTLVNPVDDALMKITHVLRGEDLLSSTPRQLALYGALQRIGVAEFTPEFGHLPFVMGAGNKKLSKRDPESNLFAHRDRGFIPEGLLNYLALLGWGISDDHDLFSMAEMVEAFDISKVNSNPARFDQKKADALNAEHIRLLEPGDFARRLREFLTAQGHIGADVDEKTFAAAAELVQTRIVVLGDAWELLRFLFVSPAEFAIDPAAGAKNLGADAVPVLDAAIAALQPLTEWTTPAIEEALKTALIEDLGLKPRKAFAPVRVGVTGSHISPPLYESMELLGRGATLDRLRAARDWTPTA, from the coding sequence ATGACTGACGTACGGGTCCGCTTCTGCCCGTCCCCGACCGGAACGCCGCACGTCGGCCTGATCCGGACGGCACTGTTCAACTGGGCCTACGCCCGCCACAACGGTGGCAAATTCGTCTTCCGCATCGAAGACACCGACGCCGCACGCGATTCCGAGGAGTCGTACCAGTCGCTGCTGGACGCGCTGCGCTGGCTCGGCCTCACCTGGGACGAGGGTCCGGAGGTCGGCGGCCCGTACGAGCCGTACCGGCAGTCGCAGCGGCGTGATCTTCATCTCGATGTGGTGCGCAAGCTGATCGAGGCCGGCGAGGCCTACGAATCCTTCTCCACCCCAGAGGAAGTCGAGGCGCGGCACAAAGCGGCCGGCCGCGACCCGAAGCTCGGTTACGACAACGCCGACCGGTTCCTCACGCCCGAGGAGATCCAGGCGTTCCGGGATGCCGGTCGCCCGGCGGTGATTCGGCTCCGCATGCCCGACGCCGACCTGACGTGGCACGACCTGGTGCGCGGCGAGACGACGTTCAAGGCGGGCACCGTCCCGGACTTCGCGCTCACCCGCGGCAACGGTGATCCGCTCTACACACTGGTGAACCCGGTGGACGACGCGCTGATGAAGATCACCCACGTGCTGCGCGGCGAGGATTTGCTGTCTTCGACCCCACGTCAGCTCGCCCTTTACGGCGCACTGCAGCGCATCGGCGTGGCCGAGTTCACCCCCGAGTTCGGCCATCTGCCGTTCGTGATGGGCGCCGGGAACAAGAAGCTCTCCAAGCGCGATCCGGAGTCGAATCTGTTCGCCCACCGCGATCGCGGATTCATCCCCGAGGGTTTGCTGAATTACCTCGCGCTACTCGGCTGGGGTATCTCCGACGATCACGACCTGTTCTCTATGGCCGAGATGGTCGAGGCATTCGATATTTCGAAGGTCAATTCCAATCCGGCGCGTTTCGATCAGAAGAAGGCGGACGCACTCAACGCCGAGCACATCCGATTGCTGGAGCCCGGGGATTTCGCGCGCCGACTGCGTGAGTTCCTCACCGCACAGGGCCATATCGGCGCCGACGTCGACGAGAAGACCTTCGCCGCCGCCGCCGAGCTGGTGCAAACCCGCATCGTCGTACTGGGTGATGCGTGGGAACTGCTGCGATTCCTGTTCGTTTCGCCGGCGGAATTCGCTATCGACCCGGCGGCGGGCGCAAAGAATCTCGGCGCCGACGCGGTACCGGTATTGGACGCCGCCATTGCCGCGCTGCAGCCGCTGACCGAATGGACCACCCCGGCTATCGAGGAAGCGCTGAAAACCGCGCTCATCGAGGATTTGGGGCTGAAACCGCGCAAGGCCTTCGCGCCGGTGCGAGTCGGGGTGACGGGTTCGCACATCAGCCCGCCGCTGTACGAGTCGATGGAGCTGCTGGGCCGGGGCGCCACCCTGGACCGGCTGCGCGCGGCCCGGGACTGGACCCCAACGGCGTAA
- the leuC gene encoding 3-isopropylmalate dehydratase large subunit, translating to MADRPRTLAEKVWEQHVVAHGDGEGAAREPDLIYIDLHLVHEVTSPQAFDGLRAAGRPVRRPDLTIATEDHNVPTIDIDKPIADPISRTQVETLRRNCAEFGVRLHPMGDLDQGIVHVVGPQLGLTQPGMTVVCGDSHTSTHGAFGALAMGIGTSEVEHVLATQTLSLRPFKTMAITVDGELQPGVTSKDLILAVIAKIGTGGGQGYVLEYRGAAIRAMSMEARMTICNMSIEAGARAGMIAPDEITYEFLKGRPHAPQGDDWDAAVTAWKSLATDDGAVFDHEVHIDANALTPFVTWGTNPGQGAPLGTAVPNPADIADESARDAAEKALRYMDLEPGTPLRDVAVDTVFVGSCTNGRIEDLRAVASILEGRKVADGVRMLVVPGSMRVRAQAEKEGLGEIFTAAGAEWRQAGCSMCLGMNPDQLDPGQRCASTSNRNFEGRQGKGGRTHLVSPLVAAATAVRGTLSSPADLA from the coding sequence ATGGCCGACCGCCCACGCACACTGGCCGAAAAGGTGTGGGAGCAGCACGTCGTCGCACACGGTGACGGCGAAGGCGCCGCGCGCGAACCCGATTTGATCTACATCGATCTGCATCTGGTGCACGAGGTGACCAGCCCGCAGGCCTTCGACGGCCTGCGCGCCGCCGGACGCCCGGTGCGCCGGCCCGATCTCACCATCGCCACCGAGGACCACAACGTCCCCACCATCGATATCGACAAGCCGATCGCGGACCCGATTTCGCGCACCCAGGTGGAAACGCTGCGGCGCAATTGCGCGGAATTCGGTGTGCGGTTGCACCCGATGGGCGATCTCGATCAGGGCATCGTGCACGTGGTCGGCCCGCAGCTGGGCCTGACCCAGCCGGGTATGACCGTGGTCTGCGGCGACAGCCACACCTCCACCCACGGCGCGTTCGGCGCGCTGGCCATGGGTATCGGCACCTCCGAGGTGGAGCATGTGCTTGCCACCCAGACGCTCTCGCTGCGCCCGTTCAAGACCATGGCGATCACCGTGGACGGCGAATTGCAGCCCGGCGTCACGAGCAAGGACCTGATCCTGGCCGTCATCGCCAAGATCGGCACCGGCGGCGGCCAGGGTTATGTGCTGGAGTACCGCGGCGCGGCCATTCGCGCCATGTCGATGGAAGCCCGAATGACGATCTGCAACATGTCGATCGAAGCGGGCGCGCGGGCCGGCATGATCGCGCCGGACGAAATCACCTACGAATTCCTGAAGGGTCGCCCACACGCCCCGCAGGGTGATGACTGGGATGCCGCTGTGACCGCGTGGAAGTCGCTCGCGACCGATGACGGCGCGGTTTTCGATCATGAGGTGCACATCGACGCGAACGCGTTGACCCCCTTCGTCACCTGGGGTACGAACCCCGGTCAGGGTGCACCGCTGGGCACCGCGGTGCCGAATCCGGCCGACATTGCCGACGAGTCGGCGCGCGACGCCGCGGAGAAAGCTCTGCGGTACATGGATTTGGAGCCCGGTACTCCGCTTCGGGACGTCGCGGTGGACACCGTATTCGTGGGTTCGTGCACCAACGGGCGCATCGAGGATTTGCGCGCGGTGGCCAGCATTTTGGAGGGCCGCAAGGTCGCCGACGGCGTCCGAATGCTTGTCGTACCGGGGTCGATGCGGGTGCGCGCGCAGGCGGAAAAAGAAGGACTGGGCGAGATTTTCACGGCCGCGGGCGCGGAATGGCGGCAGGCCGGCTGCTCGATGTGCTTGGGAATGAACCCCGATCAGCTCGATCCGGGTCAGCGCTGTGCTTCCACGTCCAACCGCAACTTCGAGGGCCGGCAGGGCAAAGGTGGCCGTACGCACCTGGTTTCCCCGCTCGTAGCGGCCGCGACGGCGGTCCGCGGAACTCTGTCCTCGCCTGCGGATCTGGCCTGA
- a CDS encoding bifunctional NUDIX hydrolase/histidine phosphatase family protein, translating into MKTGYEENGEPFWDPRVRANIHAAGAVLWRRAADSGAVEIAVVHRPKYMDWSLPKGKLDPGETPVIAAVREVGEETGLDCRLGRYLGHVTYPIPGHRKLKRVDYWSAEVAGGAFSANSEVDQLSWYTLDKVQDQLSYPMDRQVLRSFTRLPARTSTLLLVRHAKAGRRDRFDGPDAERPLERAGQSQAQGLVPNLLAFGASEVFSADPARCVQTVQPLAEKLGVPITLEPLLSETGYAAAKDEARARVVSLVSDSAVRVVCSQGKVIPDLLAWWAERDGVTLPSARNRKGSAWVLSFVDGKLVAADHMDRSLSTDVVKSDAAS; encoded by the coding sequence GTGAAGACCGGTTACGAAGAGAACGGCGAGCCGTTCTGGGATCCCCGTGTGCGCGCCAACATTCACGCCGCCGGCGCGGTGTTGTGGCGCCGGGCGGCGGATTCCGGAGCGGTGGAGATCGCCGTGGTGCACCGTCCGAAGTACATGGACTGGTCGCTGCCGAAGGGCAAGCTCGATCCCGGTGAGACCCCGGTGATCGCGGCGGTGCGCGAGGTCGGCGAGGAAACCGGGCTGGACTGCCGGCTCGGCCGCTACCTCGGGCACGTCACCTATCCGATTCCCGGCCATCGCAAGCTCAAGCGGGTGGACTACTGGTCCGCCGAGGTGGCCGGCGGCGCCTTCAGCGCCAATTCCGAAGTGGACCAGCTCAGTTGGTACACCTTGGACAAGGTGCAGGATCAGCTGTCCTATCCGATGGATCGGCAGGTCCTGCGCTCGTTCACCCGGCTGCCGGCGCGCACCAGCACGCTGCTGCTGGTGCGGCACGCGAAGGCCGGCCGGCGCGATCGGTTCGACGGTCCCGATGCCGAACGACCGCTGGAGCGGGCCGGTCAGAGCCAGGCACAGGGCCTGGTGCCGAACCTGTTGGCGTTCGGCGCATCCGAGGTGTTCTCCGCCGATCCGGCGCGGTGTGTGCAGACGGTGCAGCCGTTGGCCGAGAAACTGGGCGTACCAATAACTCTGGAACCCCTGCTTTCCGAAACCGGTTATGCGGCAGCGAAAGACGAGGCCCGGGCCCGCGTGGTCAGCCTTGTTTCAGATTCCGCGGTGCGCGTTGTGTGCAGTCAGGGCAAGGTGATTCCCGATCTGCTGGCGTGGTGGGCCGAGCGGGACGGCGTGACGCTGCCCTCCGCGCGCAACCGCAAGGGTAGTGCGTGGGTGCTGTCGTTCGTCGACGGGAAGCTGGTCGCGGCCGACCATATGGACCGATCGCTGTCCACCGACGTCGTGAAGTCCGACGCCGCAAGCTGA
- a CDS encoding DUF5302 domain-containing protein yields MTDSDSSASSDTSAEEVKRKFREALDRKKSQQAQSNDHLDGRSKASGAHSNASHKREFRRKSG; encoded by the coding sequence ATGACGGATTCGGATAGTTCGGCTAGTTCGGATACCAGTGCCGAAGAGGTGAAGCGCAAGTTCCGCGAGGCGCTGGACCGCAAGAAGTCCCAGCAAGCGCAGTCGAACGACCATCTGGATGGCCGCTCGAAGGCCTCCGGAGCCCACAGCAACGCCAGCCACAAGCGCGAATTCCGCCGCAAGAGCGGATAA
- a CDS encoding RNA degradosome polyphosphate kinase, which produces MIESVSDTEIVKQQLLPTPPPAATRLSADPEAQRLPRDRYLNRELSWLDFNARVLALAEDASLPLLERAKFLAIFASNLDEFYMVRVAGLKRRAETGLTVRSADGRSPSEQLELIATRAQEIADRHARVFMNSVLPALTDEGIAIIDWSDLDDDERQRLSGYFQDQVFPVLTPLAVDPAHPFPYISGLSLNLAVTVKDSATGGEHFARVKVPDNVDRFVRVRRTESGSPIAAFLPMEALIAAHLDLLFPGMEVVEHHSFRITRNADFEVDEDRDEDLLQALERELARRRFGSPVRLEVSDDMTEHMLDLLLRELDVDPGDVIQVPGLLDLSCLWQVYGVDRPNLKDFPYVPATPPAFGERETPRNVFAALREGDVLVHHPYDSFSTSVQRFIEQAAADPQVLAIKQTLYRTSGDSPIVNALIDAAEAGKQVVALVEIKARFDEQANIKWARALEQAGVHVVYGLIGLKTHCKTCLVVRREGATIRRYCHIGTGNYNPKTARLYEDVGLLTAAPEIGADLTDLFNSLTGYSRKANYRNLLVAPQGVRQGIIERIERETELARQGEPARIRMKANAIVDEQVIDALYRASQAGVPVQIVVRGICGLRPGVPGMSENIEVRSILGRYLEHSRVMHFQAQDQYWIGSADMMHRNLDRRVEVMVQVKDRRLADQLGDVFDSALNPETRCWVLQSDGSWHAWPTGVGENPNGVRVRDHQEFLMRLRRPDQR; this is translated from the coding sequence ATGATCGAGAGCGTGAGTGATACGGAAATCGTCAAGCAGCAGTTGCTGCCGACGCCACCGCCTGCCGCGACGCGGCTGTCGGCCGACCCCGAGGCGCAGCGGTTGCCCCGTGATCGCTACCTCAATCGCGAACTGAGTTGGCTGGACTTCAACGCCCGGGTGCTCGCCCTCGCCGAGGACGCCTCGCTGCCGCTGCTGGAACGCGCGAAATTCCTGGCGATCTTCGCCTCCAATCTGGACGAGTTCTATATGGTCCGCGTCGCGGGCCTCAAGCGCCGCGCCGAGACCGGCCTGACGGTGCGTTCGGCCGACGGCCGCTCCCCCAGCGAGCAGCTGGAGCTGATCGCGACCCGCGCCCAGGAGATCGCCGACCGGCATGCCCGGGTCTTCATGAATTCGGTGCTGCCCGCGCTCACCGACGAGGGCATCGCGATCATCGACTGGTCCGATCTCGACGACGACGAGCGCCAGCGCCTGTCCGGGTATTTCCAGGATCAGGTTTTCCCGGTGCTCACCCCGCTGGCGGTGGATCCGGCGCACCCGTTCCCCTACATCAGCGGCCTGAGCCTCAATCTCGCCGTCACGGTGAAGGATTCGGCGACCGGCGGCGAGCATTTCGCCCGCGTGAAGGTGCCGGACAACGTAGATCGTTTCGTGCGCGTGCGCCGCACCGAATCCGGTTCTCCCATCGCGGCTTTCCTGCCGATGGAGGCGCTCATCGCGGCGCACCTGGATCTGCTGTTCCCCGGAATGGAAGTGGTGGAACACCATTCGTTCCGGATCACCCGCAACGCCGACTTCGAAGTCGACGAGGACCGCGACGAGGACCTGCTACAGGCGCTGGAACGCGAACTGGCACGCAGACGCTTCGGATCGCCTGTCCGACTAGAGGTTTCCGACGACATGACCGAGCACATGCTCGATCTGCTCCTGCGCGAGCTGGACGTCGACCCCGGCGATGTCATCCAGGTGCCCGGCCTGCTCGACCTATCCTGCCTCTGGCAGGTATATGGCGTCGATCGGCCCAATCTCAAGGATTTCCCCTACGTTCCGGCCACCCCGCCCGCCTTCGGCGAACGCGAGACCCCACGCAATGTGTTCGCGGCGCTGCGTGAAGGCGATGTGCTGGTGCACCACCCCTACGATTCCTTCTCCACCAGCGTGCAGCGCTTCATCGAGCAGGCCGCGGCCGACCCGCAGGTACTCGCCATCAAGCAGACGCTGTACCGCACCTCCGGTGACTCCCCGATCGTCAACGCGCTCATCGACGCCGCCGAGGCCGGCAAGCAGGTGGTGGCGCTGGTCGAGATCAAGGCCCGCTTCGACGAACAGGCCAACATCAAATGGGCCCGCGCCCTGGAGCAGGCCGGCGTGCACGTCGTCTACGGCTTGATCGGCCTCAAGACGCACTGCAAGACCTGTCTGGTGGTGCGGCGCGAAGGCGCGACCATCCGCCGCTACTGCCATATCGGCACCGGCAACTACAACCCGAAGACCGCGCGGCTCTACGAGGACGTCGGATTACTCACCGCCGCACCGGAAATCGGCGCCGACCTGACCGACCTGTTCAATTCGCTGACCGGTTACTCGCGTAAGGCGAACTACCGCAATCTGCTCGTCGCACCCCAGGGTGTGCGCCAGGGCATCATCGAACGAATCGAACGTGAGACCGAATTGGCCCGCCAGGGCGAGCCGGCGCGAATCCGTATGAAGGCCAACGCGATCGTCGACGAACAGGTGATCGACGCGCTCTACCGTGCCTCGCAGGCCGGTGTCCCGGTGCAGATCGTGGTGCGCGGCATCTGCGGCCTGCGCCCCGGCGTGCCCGGCATGAGCGAAAACATCGAGGTGCGCTCGATTCTCGGCCGCTACCTGGAGCATTCCCGGGTCATGCACTTCCAGGCTCAGGACCAGTACTGGATCGGCAGTGCCGACATGATGCACCGCAATCTGGACCGGCGCGTGGAAGTCATGGTGCAGGTGAAGGATCGGCGCTTGGCCGACCAACTCGGCGATGTGTTCGACTCGGCGTTGAATCCGGAGACCCGCTGCTGGGTACTCCAGTCCGATGGCAGTTGGCACGCCTGGCCGACCGGAGTCGGGGAGAACCCCAACGGCGTGCGCGTGCGTGACCACCAAGAGTTCCTGATGCGATTGCGGAGACCTGATCAGCGGTGA
- a CDS encoding fumarylacetoacetate hydrolase family protein — translation MRLGRVASPDGVAFVSIDGQGSDATAKEIAEHPFGTPTFTGRSWPLADVRLLAPILASKVICVGKNYAAHAAEMGGPAPEEPVIFMKPSTAIVGPNAPIILPPSSSQVDYEGELAVVIGRPCKDVPAARAKDVILGYTVANDVTARDQQRKDGQWTRGKGYDTFCPIGPWIETSLDATDVEIVTELDGEVKQRSRTSLLLHDIPKLIEWVSTVMTLLPGDLILTGTPEGVGPMKDGQQVSVTIEGLGTLTNPVATKR, via the coding sequence ATGCGCCTAGGTCGAGTTGCAAGTCCCGATGGGGTCGCGTTCGTCAGCATCGACGGACAAGGAAGCGACGCCACTGCGAAGGAAATCGCGGAACACCCGTTCGGTACCCCCACCTTCACCGGACGGAGCTGGCCGCTGGCCGACGTCCGCCTGCTGGCGCCGATCCTGGCCAGCAAGGTGATCTGCGTCGGCAAGAATTACGCCGCGCACGCCGCGGAAATGGGCGGGCCCGCGCCCGAGGAGCCGGTCATCTTCATGAAGCCGAGCACCGCCATCGTCGGCCCGAACGCCCCGATCATCCTGCCGCCCAGTTCTTCTCAGGTCGACTACGAGGGCGAGCTGGCCGTCGTCATCGGCCGCCCGTGCAAGGACGTGCCCGCCGCCCGCGCCAAGGATGTGATCCTGGGCTACACCGTCGCCAACGATGTGACCGCCCGCGATCAGCAGCGCAAGGACGGTCAGTGGACGCGCGGCAAGGGCTACGACACCTTCTGCCCGATCGGGCCGTGGATCGAAACATCTTTGGACGCAACGGATGTCGAGATCGTCACCGAACTGGACGGTGAGGTCAAACAGCGCAGCCGGACATCGCTTCTGCTGCATGACATTCCGAAACTCATCGAATGGGTATCCACTGTGATGACCCTGCTGCCGGGCGATCTCATCCTGACCGGCACCCCGGAGGGCGTCGGCCCCATGAAAGACGGCCAGCAAGTCTCCGTCACCATCGAGGGCCTCGGAACCCTCACCAATCCTGTTGCCACCAAGCGCTGA
- a CDS encoding PPOX class F420-dependent oxidoreductase yields the protein MGVNQRAQITMSETEIAEFLQRSRVATLATISAHGTPHLTAMWYALIDGEIWFETKAKSQKAVNLRRDPRVTVMIEAGDTYDQLRGVSFEGTAEIIDDPDKLFAVGVSVWERYTGPYSEEMRPFVDQMLHKRVAVRITPHRSRSWDHRKLGLPALPRGGTTADPLD from the coding sequence ATGGGAGTGAATCAACGGGCACAAATCACCATGTCCGAGACCGAGATCGCCGAGTTCCTGCAGCGCAGCCGGGTCGCGACACTGGCCACCATCAGCGCGCACGGCACACCACACCTCACCGCCATGTGGTACGCCCTGATCGACGGCGAAATCTGGTTCGAGACCAAGGCCAAGTCGCAAAAAGCAGTCAACCTGCGCCGCGACCCCCGCGTCACCGTGATGATCGAAGCCGGTGACACCTACGACCAGCTGCGCGGCGTCTCCTTCGAAGGCACCGCCGAGATCATCGACGACCCCGACAAGCTGTTCGCGGTAGGCGTCAGCGTCTGGGAGCGCTACACCGGCCCCTACTCCGAGGAAATGCGCCCCTTCGTCGACCAGATGCTGCACAAGCGCGTAGCCGTCCGCATCACCCCCCACCGCTCCCGCTCCTGGGACCACCGCAAACTCGGCCTCCCCGCCCTCCCCCGCGGCGGCACCACCGCCGACCCCCTCGACTGA
- the cofC gene encoding 2-phospho-L-lactate guanylyltransferase has product MRPHSVHAVIAVKNLDLAKSRLADRLRPEHRARLVLAMLADTVTAAVAVPRIGSVTVVTPDPAVAALTRGLGAVVHPEPRTAADLNSALADAAAALRAQHGPVELLALQADLPALCPDELADMLSTAPAGKRSVVVDHAGTGTAALFVGDGTLTLDPRFGPDSARAHRAAGAIDLVGDWPGLRLDVDTAADLDAAVALGAGAATRALLREISWSPEVHEAVRRVC; this is encoded by the coding sequence ATGCGTCCGCACTCCGTGCACGCCGTGATCGCCGTGAAGAACCTCGATCTGGCCAAGAGCCGACTGGCCGACCGCCTGCGCCCCGAACACCGGGCGCGGCTGGTGCTCGCCATGCTGGCCGACACCGTGACCGCCGCGGTGGCGGTGCCGCGGATCGGCTCGGTCACCGTGGTCACCCCGGATCCGGCGGTCGCGGCCCTGACGCGCGGCCTCGGCGCGGTCGTCCATCCGGAGCCGCGGACGGCGGCCGATCTGAACAGCGCGCTCGCCGATGCGGCCGCAGCCCTGCGGGCCCAGCACGGACCTGTCGAACTGCTCGCCCTCCAGGCCGACCTACCCGCGCTGTGCCCGGACGAACTCGCCGACATGCTGTCCACCGCCCCCGCCGGAAAGCGCTCTGTCGTCGTCGATCACGCGGGCACCGGCACGGCCGCCCTGTTCGTCGGCGACGGCACCTTGACACTGGATCCACGCTTCGGCCCCGACTCGGCGCGCGCACACCGCGCCGCGGGCGCCATCGATCTGGTTGGTGACTGGCCAGGGCTACGTCTGGATGTCGACACCGCGGCCGATCTCGACGCCGCCGTCGCGCTCGGCGCCGGCGCGGCCACTCGTGCTCTCCTGCGTGAAATCAGCTGGTCGCCCGAGGTTCACGAAGCTGTTCGCCGCGTGTGCTAG